Within Butyrivibrio fibrisolvens, the genomic segment TGCAAACAAGTCTCTTTCATGCTAACATTTTAATGTTCTTAAAGTTCTGAAAATATCTGAGGCATATCTGCCAGACATTTCAGCATTTAAGATTAAAAATCTAGCATAAGAAATGCTAAAATTATTGACAACCGGCAGGATATACCCTAAAATAAATCATGTGATCAATGTGGCAGGAGATGATTTTATCGCATTATCACTGGATTTCATTAGTTATATCATTAGTACATAGAATTACAGTCATGCAATTCTAAATATGTATAGGATGCGTTTTTTGATCCTGTACATAGAAGTACATCCTATATTTTTTCAAAATATTAAAATATCTGCCGGAGAGGAGAGATCTCTTTTTACGAGGGGTCGTGCGCATCTGCGCAGGAAAGGAAAACATGGAAAGAGAAGAAAAACAAAAAGCACTTGAGGCTGCCCTTGGACAGATTGAAAAGCAATATGGTAAAGGCGCAGTTATGAAACTGGGTGACCCTACTAATCAGATGAGTGTTGAGACAACACCTACAGGTTCCCTTAGTCTTGATATTGCACTTGGACTTGGAGGAATTCCTAAAGGACGTATCGTTGAGATATACGGACCGGAATCTTCAGGTAAGACAACAGTTACACTTCATATGATCGCAGAGATTCAGAAGAGAGGCGGTATTGCAGGCTTCATCGATGCCGAGCACGCTCTTGATCCTGTATATGCAAGGAATATCGGAGTAGATATAGACAATCTTTATATCTCTCAGCCTGACAGTGGTGAGCAGGCTCTTGAGATCACAGAGACTATGGTTCGTTCCGGAGCTATTGATATTGTAGTAGTTGACTCTGTTGCAGCACTTGTACCTAAGGCGGAGATTGACGGTGAGATGGGTGATTCGCATGTAGGTCTTCAGGCAAGGCTTATGTCTCAGGCTCTTCGTAAGCTTACAGCTGTTATCAGCAAGTCTAACTGTACAGTAGTATTCATCAACCAGCTTCGTGAGAAGGTTGGTATCATGTTTGGTAATCCTGAGACTACTACAGGTGGTAGAGCTCTTAAGTTCTATTCATCAGTACGTCTTGATGTACGCCGTACAGATTCTATCAAAGTTGGCGGTGAAGTTGTAGGTAACCACACTAAGGTCAAGGTCGTTAAGAACAAGATCGCTCCGCCATTCAAGACAGCTGAGTTCGATATCATGTTTGGTAAGGGAATATCTCAGTCCGGTGATATCCTTGATCTTGCTGCTAATATCGATATTGTCAACAAGTCAGGTGCATGGTATCAGTACAATGGCGAGAAGATAGGTCAGGGCCGTGAGAATGCCAAGGCTTACCTTGAAGAGCATCCTGAGATCATGGCTGAGATCGAAGGCAGGGTTCGCGAGTTCTATAACCTTCCTTTAGATGAGTTCTCTAAGGCACAGGCTGCTAAGGCTACAGAAGCTGAAGCTGATGAGACTGCCAAGAAGAGTTCTAAGAAGAAGGCAGAAGCTTAAACAGAGTATTCAAAATTTACAGTGGCGGT encodes:
- the recA gene encoding recombinase RecA yields the protein MEREEKQKALEAALGQIEKQYGKGAVMKLGDPTNQMSVETTPTGSLSLDIALGLGGIPKGRIVEIYGPESSGKTTVTLHMIAEIQKRGGIAGFIDAEHALDPVYARNIGVDIDNLYISQPDSGEQALEITETMVRSGAIDIVVVDSVAALVPKAEIDGEMGDSHVGLQARLMSQALRKLTAVISKSNCTVVFINQLREKVGIMFGNPETTTGGRALKFYSSVRLDVRRTDSIKVGGEVVGNHTKVKVVKNKIAPPFKTAEFDIMFGKGISQSGDILDLAANIDIVNKSGAWYQYNGEKIGQGRENAKAYLEEHPEIMAEIEGRVREFYNLPLDEFSKAQAAKATEAEADETAKKSSKKKAEA